In Streptomyces showdoensis, a single genomic region encodes these proteins:
- a CDS encoding DUF1876 domain-containing protein encodes MTRHLEWKVGLDLVEESGRTRAEAHLDTGTSTLTGHGSARCNPADVDVPAIGDELAASRAMKDLAGQLMREANREMEAVGADTVPRRTGPGYGWPEAVS; translated from the coding sequence ATGACACGACACCTGGAGTGGAAGGTCGGCCTGGATCTGGTCGAGGAGAGCGGCAGGACCAGGGCGGAGGCGCACCTGGACACCGGCACGTCGACCCTCACCGGCCACGGTTCCGCCCGGTGCAACCCGGCGGACGTGGACGTACCGGCGATCGGCGACGAACTCGCCGCGAGCCGGGCCATGAAGGATCTGGCCGGACAGCTGATGAGGGAGGCCAACCGGGAGATGGAGGCCGTGGGCGCCGACACCGTGCCCCGGCGCACCGGACCCGGATACGGCTGGCCGGAGGCGGTCTCCTGA
- a CDS encoding helix-turn-helix transcriptional regulator has product MSRAQHSGPVTPSGTAAFPVPAQDSARTQDAPRSHDASDSQEAPRSPVAPRSPSGLPDRRITVAVYASDPVLHVGVVHQLRQRPEVELLDGARAAEARVSLVTVDSVDDETAALLRRLRHNSRTRTGLVVGTFDSGDALQRAIECGVTAVLRRAEADQDRLLRLVLAMANGEGVLPGDLLAKLLSHVGSLQRSALDPHASSLSTLTPREADMLRLVSEGLDTAEIARTTSYSERTVKNVLHEVITRLELRNRTHAVGYALRNGLI; this is encoded by the coding sequence ATGAGCCGAGCTCAGCACAGCGGACCCGTCACCCCGTCCGGCACCGCCGCGTTCCCGGTGCCCGCCCAGGACTCCGCACGGACCCAGGACGCACCCCGGAGCCACGACGCGTCCGACTCCCAGGAGGCGCCCCGGTCCCCGGTCGCGCCCCGCTCGCCGTCCGGCCTCCCCGACCGGCGGATCACCGTGGCGGTGTACGCCTCGGACCCGGTCCTGCACGTCGGGGTCGTGCACCAGCTCCGCCAGCGCCCCGAGGTCGAACTGCTCGACGGGGCCCGCGCCGCCGAGGCACGCGTCTCGCTCGTGACCGTGGACAGCGTGGACGACGAGACCGCGGCGCTGTTACGCAGGCTGCGGCACAACTCCCGTACCCGCACCGGTCTCGTGGTCGGCACCTTCGACTCCGGCGACGCGCTGCAGCGGGCCATCGAGTGCGGGGTCACCGCGGTGCTGCGCCGCGCCGAGGCCGACCAGGACCGGCTGCTGCGGCTGGTCCTGGCGATGGCGAACGGCGAGGGCGTGCTCCCCGGCGACCTGCTCGCCAAGCTCCTGAGCCACGTCGGCAGTCTGCAGCGTTCCGCGCTGGACCCGCACGCCTCCTCGCTGTCCACCCTGACCCCGCGCGAGGCGGACATGCTGCGCCTGGTGTCGGAGGGCCTGGACACCGCCGAGATCGCCCGCACGACCTCGTACTCGGAGCGGACCGTCAAGAACGTGCTGCACGAGGTCATCACCCGGCTGGAGCTGCGCAATCGCACCCACGCGGTCGGCTACGCCCTGCGCAACGGCCTGATCTGA
- a CDS encoding hydrolytic protein, translated as MTSSAASASAGAPGLDIPRVSVVPGGTATTSLTVRNDGDIVEAYRLEVVGDCAEWTTVEPERISLYPGTAETVTIRLEPPRSSRVRAGDVPLAVRVLPTEYPEAVRVPETVVHVEEFRELRTTLTPRRRRGWLRGRYRLAVRNEGNAPVRVAFAAGQQGEELKFDFRPTAQDLEPGGSAEAGLRVRSGGPVWFGTPTARPFTVAATEARDAAESADPALVRPPLDAEFVQIPIFPRWLLAVLAALLALLIAWFALVRPAVRSTAKEAADEVVQKRPAPTADPNVRPPGTGDGARPGGSGSTTGPGTGGDGGTGTGTGGTPGGQQGSATIDLETAAGRTATGTYAVPPGKAFGITDIVVANFQGDEGVMTIGFGDRKITTIALETFRNQDYHWVTPIRITESQTVTIQVTCAKPGTPATGLRAQKCHEVLNVSGVLSDLR; from the coding sequence GTGACGTCCTCAGCTGCCTCTGCCAGCGCTGGCGCGCCCGGTCTCGACATCCCGAGGGTGTCGGTCGTCCCCGGCGGCACAGCGACCACCAGCCTCACCGTCCGCAACGACGGCGACATCGTCGAGGCGTACCGCCTGGAGGTCGTCGGCGACTGCGCCGAATGGACGACGGTGGAACCCGAGCGGATCTCCCTCTACCCGGGCACCGCCGAAACGGTGACGATCCGGCTGGAGCCCCCGCGGTCCTCGCGGGTGCGGGCCGGGGACGTGCCGCTCGCCGTACGGGTGCTGCCGACCGAGTACCCCGAGGCGGTACGGGTGCCCGAGACCGTCGTGCACGTCGAGGAGTTCCGGGAGCTGCGCACCACGCTCACCCCGCGGCGCAGGCGAGGCTGGCTCCGCGGCCGCTACCGGCTGGCCGTCCGCAACGAGGGCAACGCCCCCGTGCGGGTGGCCTTCGCGGCCGGGCAGCAGGGCGAGGAGCTGAAGTTCGACTTCCGGCCCACGGCCCAGGACCTGGAGCCCGGCGGGTCGGCCGAGGCGGGACTGCGGGTCCGGTCGGGCGGCCCGGTGTGGTTCGGGACGCCCACGGCCCGGCCGTTCACGGTCGCGGCGACCGAGGCCCGCGACGCCGCGGAGTCCGCGGACCCGGCTCTCGTACGGCCGCCGCTGGACGCCGAGTTCGTGCAGATCCCGATCTTCCCGAGGTGGCTGCTCGCGGTCCTCGCGGCGCTGCTCGCGCTGCTGATCGCCTGGTTCGCGCTGGTCCGCCCGGCCGTCCGCAGCACCGCCAAGGAGGCCGCCGACGAGGTGGTCCAGAAGCGGCCCGCGCCCACCGCGGACCCGAACGTACGGCCCCCGGGGACCGGGGACGGCGCGCGGCCGGGCGGTTCGGGCTCCACCACCGGGCCCGGGACGGGCGGCGACGGCGGGACCGGCACCGGGACGGGCGGGACGCCCGGCGGCCAGCAGGGCTCCGCCACCATCGACCTGGAGACCGCCGCGGGCCGGACCGCGACCGGCACCTACGCCGTGCCGCCGGGCAAGGCGTTCGGGATCACGGACATCGTCGTGGCCAACTTCCAGGGCGACGAGGGCGTGATGACCATCGGCTTCGGCGATCGGAAGATCACGACGATCGCGCTGGAGACGTTCCGCAACCAGGACTACCACTGGGTCACCCCCATCAGGATCACCGAGAGCCAGACCGTGACCATCCAGGTGACCTGCGCGAAGCCGGGCACCCCGGCCACAGGCCTTCGAGCGCAGAAGTGCCACGAGGTCCTGAACGTGAGCGGGGTGCTCAGCGACCTGAGGTGA
- a CDS encoding DUF4157 domain-containing protein: MRAQSRGREGTADDRPAGNDRTGPAPRAARSAPPRQGAVSPGNAADLQASIGNAAVARAVRRQREREQEREQGSEGGGSAVSAPRSLVHDVLRRPGRPLAEPLRAEMEERLGADFSDVRVHTGATAQRSAAEIGARAYTSGRDVVIGAGGGDKHTLAHELTHVIQQRGGPVSGTDTGAGLALSDPSDAFEQAAEANATRVMARRPAPGAAPAPDRRTAAGAAAPVQRMLGFETEVSLPVEDAQGRKYEGDTDLAESTREDFKVVSDKRALDDGSGYSNLEFVTGAVKVVGSANETGPERLDRLVDEIRTVRDAFYRAADKTPLADMGLALAVLPEGQGARVAPELGYTEHAGRAGLGDGLFVHYSVGVPLKGMPLFFDHLRAAAPDVQGAPNRRARFRFTQARDFAAEVVELYTQEQGTSKKRRREDTDALDGYCQLFFMQIAAVADYLAEDQDIGQIKNLTAVLSRSRLSDVRGLLDPGFQTFLAGHGEGIVDILARYQEDSGDGRTLEFREESTRQIDGDPVSLLSFAMSALTGAPPVDQQSVFGGMNQIAPHEEEGATMIPFEIRTMGAVMKTWDDLKAELRDLARWAEEAYRHTRGQAGDSSRRRTGAGPDAR; the protein is encoded by the coding sequence GTGCGTGCGCAATCCAGGGGCCGGGAGGGTACGGCCGACGACCGGCCGGCAGGGAACGACCGTACGGGCCCGGCGCCCCGGGCGGCCCGGTCCGCCCCGCCCCGGCAGGGGGCCGTCTCCCCCGGGAACGCGGCCGACCTGCAGGCGAGCATCGGGAACGCGGCCGTGGCCCGCGCGGTGCGGCGCCAACGCGAACGGGAGCAGGAACGGGAGCAGGGGTCCGAGGGCGGGGGTTCCGCCGTCTCGGCGCCCCGGTCCCTCGTCCACGACGTGCTCCGGCGCCCCGGGCGGCCCCTCGCGGAGCCCCTGCGCGCCGAGATGGAGGAGCGGCTCGGCGCGGACTTCTCCGACGTACGGGTCCACACGGGAGCGACCGCCCAGCGCTCGGCGGCCGAGATCGGGGCCCGCGCCTACACCTCCGGGCGTGACGTGGTCATCGGCGCGGGCGGCGGCGACAAGCACACGCTCGCCCACGAGCTGACGCACGTCATCCAGCAGCGCGGCGGCCCGGTGTCCGGCACGGACACCGGTGCGGGACTCGCGCTCTCCGACCCGTCCGACGCGTTCGAACAGGCGGCCGAGGCGAACGCCACCCGGGTCATGGCCCGGCGGCCGGCGCCCGGGGCCGCACCCGCGCCCGACCGCCGGACGGCGGCGGGGGCCGCGGCGCCGGTGCAGCGGATGCTGGGCTTCGAGACCGAGGTCAGCCTCCCCGTGGAGGACGCGCAGGGGCGGAAGTACGAGGGCGACACCGACCTGGCCGAGAGCACCAGGGAGGACTTCAAGGTCGTCTCCGACAAGCGCGCCCTGGACGACGGCAGCGGCTACTCCAACCTGGAGTTCGTGACCGGCGCGGTCAAGGTCGTCGGCTCGGCGAACGAGACCGGACCCGAGCGGCTGGACCGCCTGGTGGACGAGATCAGGACCGTGCGGGACGCGTTCTACCGGGCGGCCGACAAGACGCCCCTGGCGGACATGGGGCTGGCCCTCGCCGTCCTGCCGGAGGGCCAGGGGGCCCGGGTCGCCCCGGAGCTCGGCTACACGGAGCACGCCGGGCGGGCGGGCCTGGGCGACGGCCTGTTCGTGCACTACTCCGTCGGCGTGCCGCTCAAGGGCATGCCGCTGTTCTTCGACCACCTGCGGGCCGCCGCGCCCGACGTGCAGGGGGCGCCGAACCGCCGCGCCCGGTTCCGGTTCACGCAGGCCAGGGACTTCGCCGCCGAGGTCGTGGAGCTGTACACGCAGGAGCAGGGCACCTCGAAGAAGCGCAGGAGGGAGGACACGGACGCCCTCGACGGCTACTGCCAGCTGTTCTTCATGCAGATCGCGGCGGTGGCGGACTACCTCGCGGAGGACCAGGACATCGGCCAGATCAAGAACCTGACGGCCGTCCTGTCGCGGTCCAGGCTCTCGGACGTGCGCGGGCTGCTCGATCCGGGGTTCCAGACCTTCCTGGCCGGGCACGGCGAGGGCATCGTCGACATCCTCGCCCGCTACCAGGAGGACTCCGGGGACGGACGGACGCTGGAGTTCCGCGAGGAGTCCACCCGGCAGATCGACGGCGATCCCGTGTCCCTCCTGTCGTTCGCCATGTCGGCGCTCACGGGGGCGCCGCCGGTGGACCAGCAGAGCGTCTTCGGCGGCATGAACCAGATCGCCCCGCACGAGGAGGAGGGGGCCACGATGATCCCCTTCGAGATCCGCACGATGGGCGCCGTCATGAAGACCTGGGACGACCTCAAGGCGGAACTGCGGGACCTCGCCCGGTGGGCCGAGGAGGCGTACCGGCACACGCGCGGGCAGGCCGGGGACTCGAGCCGGCGCCGCACCGGGGCCGGTCCCGACGCCCGCTGA
- a CDS encoding DUF4255 domain-containing protein: protein MIHEVDEALRRLLVESGLEAAGVEVVFDAPTRDWAARRSTPTVCVFLYDIREDHARRGSGAGEVYDEEGFVVARRTPPRWFELTYLVSAWAGRPEDEHRLLSQVLVCLTARDDLPAHLLGGTLAELGLLVPLDAGATGPDAPSPADVWSALGGELKPSIGVRVRAPLAGIGRVAAPPVTEGLVVRSAPRSGPDGADEARRLRYTEVDAPAPDEGFGGTRDRPPAPARRRRGERRP from the coding sequence GTGATCCACGAGGTCGACGAGGCGCTGCGCCGCCTGCTCGTGGAGTCCGGCCTGGAGGCGGCGGGCGTCGAGGTGGTGTTCGACGCGCCGACCCGTGACTGGGCGGCGCGGCGCAGCACGCCCACCGTGTGCGTCTTCCTGTACGACATCCGCGAGGACCACGCCCGCCGCGGCAGCGGGGCGGGAGAGGTGTACGACGAGGAGGGCTTCGTCGTCGCGCGCCGCACCCCGCCCCGCTGGTTCGAGCTGACGTACCTGGTCTCCGCGTGGGCGGGCCGCCCCGAGGACGAGCACCGGCTGCTGTCCCAGGTGCTCGTCTGCCTCACGGCCCGCGACGACCTCCCCGCGCACCTGCTCGGCGGGACGCTCGCCGAACTCGGCCTGCTCGTCCCGCTCGACGCGGGCGCCACCGGCCCCGACGCCCCCTCGCCCGCCGACGTGTGGTCGGCGCTCGGCGGTGAGCTGAAGCCGTCGATCGGGGTACGGGTCCGGGCCCCGCTCGCGGGCATCGGCCGGGTCGCCGCCCCGCCGGTCACCGAGGGGCTCGTGGTGCGTTCGGCACCCCGCTCCGGCCCGGACGGCGCGGACGAGGCGCGCCGCCTGCGCTACACCGAGGTGGACGCGCCCGCCCCCGACGAGGGCTTCGGCGGCACCCGGGACCGCCCGCCCGCCCCCGCCCGCCGCCGACGAGGAGAGCGCAGACCGTGA
- a CDS encoding CBS domain-containing protein, whose translation MRHRSVADLMTPTAVSVQPGTPFKEIARLLDEYGITAVPVVDAEDRPVGVVSEADLLRRHTAKDGPSTAEAMMSSPVFVARPSWTAVEAARLMERHHVKRLPVVDADGRLIGVLSRSDLLQLFLRRDRAIQEEILEDVVTRILGLSPASLHIDVAEGRVTLSGTLPRKGVGPIFVRLCEDVDGVVEVVDRLTYEEDGENGNGAGAEGRGQEQGR comes from the coding sequence ATGAGGCACCGCAGTGTCGCCGACCTCATGACGCCGACGGCGGTGTCGGTGCAACCCGGCACTCCGTTCAAGGAGATCGCGCGGCTGCTCGACGAGTACGGCATCACGGCCGTGCCCGTGGTCGACGCGGAGGACCGCCCGGTGGGGGTCGTCTCCGAGGCGGATCTGCTGCGCCGGCACACGGCGAAGGACGGCCCCAGCACCGCCGAGGCCATGATGTCGAGCCCCGTGTTCGTCGCCCGCCCGTCCTGGACGGCGGTCGAGGCTGCGCGTCTGATGGAGCGCCACCACGTGAAGCGGCTGCCGGTCGTCGACGCGGACGGGCGCCTGATCGGCGTGCTCAGCCGCAGCGATCTGCTCCAGCTCTTCCTGCGGCGGGACCGGGCCATCCAGGAGGAGATCCTGGAGGACGTCGTCACCCGGATCCTCGGCCTCTCCCCCGCCTCGCTCCACATCGACGTGGCCGAGGGCCGGGTGACCCTGAGCGGCACGCTGCCGCGCAAGGGCGTCGGACCGATCTTCGTCCGGCTCTGCGAGGACGTGGACGGGGTGGTCGAGGTGGTGGACCGGCTCACCTACGAGGAGGACGGCGAGAACGGGAACGGCGCCGGGGCCGAAGGCCGCGGACAGGAGCAGGGGCGGTAG
- a CDS encoding PD40 domain-containing protein — protein MLLLVPLLAVTAASAPDQAEAGPRADAGDVRIAYAGTRHRSLGRVTSGTTSAPLFGEGPAHLDVQPAALGDQLVFASRRDEKTPQVYLRAADGPVTRLTSGLDAANPRLTPDGRTVVFDAAAPAGGQRDLWRVGTDGTGLARLTDTPENEEHPTVSPDGRRLAYAADADPAVGRQVYVRPLDGGTATPVSDPAQGDAGEPVWNPVDDAAHRDVIAYTATGPGGPRLRWTDGRTGGPLFDGTPGQWRTHGAAWLPDGNDLLFLSPDRTCDCEGDWDHVFRAPARTADTPSVVLSEDREVGSPTWLGPSDGGGAVVERVTAAGPHQVTLQDVRSDGADPRDLGRALLNEDPAADTATDPTRDPLFRPAPGFDPWTERQNYTPDGRRIVFTRFEDGLDGDRVVRIERIWIADADGTNEAALPLAGRGPRDWDTDPTFSPDGRLLAFTRTSPGGVGDASGPGRILIADAATGALRGEVVPPDGQVRGGDAQPTWSSDGTTLAFTRNQVIGGNGGNKHIWTVPVDRLDRQRDLSAAMCPAGCEVIDDSPAFSPDGTVIAFNRKNGGGRVDERNGLLLAPLAGGGFDAGCRVLLPDAARDVPEACHQELPDTSATGPFQPRDAAWTADGRGLVFSSRAALGPNSPEKLHLVDVATGARTPLTAGLPGRQKEPAVQQSVDLAVRAPAGVPPLTVGVPGIVRVEVVNGGPAASPGTRLTLAPPLGLTVTALTAPGASCDAAALTCSLGVVPPGGTVPVDVTFTGTVPGDLPVDWSVTGAVLDPRPSDNAGRTVVPVREVVDPPTPTPSPSTPAPTTPPPTTPPPPTTAPPPTTTPPPPPEPPVPRAGPGVRITAQPRPGYVGGRVVVTYTVRNGRNALATGLRLRIGLPPGVPSNGPPPGCDSGWTCALPDLAPGARAVLQVVLAPDRAFTGRVTGVLTTTGTDADPRDNTARQRIRVLQPRIVAVPPIGKPGFVTSVRGRDFPPGVPVRFTWRPGITAAAAATVPGPDGSFVGQLLILAKDQTGPREITASGPGFGPVRTDFLVVSGTVQPPDVVARR, from the coding sequence ATGCTGCTGCTGGTCCCCCTGCTCGCGGTGACCGCGGCCTCCGCCCCCGACCAGGCCGAGGCGGGCCCCCGGGCCGACGCCGGCGACGTCCGGATCGCGTACGCGGGGACGCGGCACCGCAGCCTGGGCCGGGTGACGAGCGGCACCACCAGCGCCCCGCTGTTCGGGGAGGGCCCGGCCCATCTGGACGTCCAGCCGGCGGCGCTGGGCGACCAACTGGTGTTCGCGAGCCGCCGCGACGAGAAGACCCCGCAGGTCTACCTGCGCGCCGCGGACGGCCCCGTGACCCGGCTGACCTCCGGCCTCGACGCGGCGAACCCCCGGCTGACCCCCGACGGGCGGACCGTGGTCTTCGACGCGGCGGCGCCCGCCGGCGGGCAGCGCGACCTGTGGCGGGTGGGCACGGACGGGACCGGGCTCGCCCGGCTGACCGACACCCCCGAGAACGAGGAGCACCCCACCGTCTCGCCGGACGGCCGGAGGCTCGCGTACGCCGCTGACGCCGACCCGGCGGTCGGACGGCAGGTCTACGTCCGCCCGCTGGACGGCGGTACCGCCACCCCGGTGAGCGACCCCGCCCAGGGCGACGCCGGGGAGCCGGTGTGGAACCCGGTGGACGACGCCGCGCACCGGGATGTGATCGCCTACACCGCCACCGGCCCCGGCGGCCCCCGGCTGCGGTGGACGGACGGGCGCACGGGCGGGCCGCTGTTCGACGGCACGCCCGGGCAGTGGCGGACCCACGGGGCAGCCTGGCTGCCCGACGGGAACGACCTGCTCTTCCTCAGCCCGGACCGCACCTGCGACTGCGAGGGCGACTGGGACCACGTCTTCCGGGCGCCCGCCCGCACGGCGGACACGCCGTCGGTGGTCCTCAGCGAGGACCGCGAGGTCGGCTCGCCCACCTGGCTCGGCCCGTCCGACGGCGGCGGCGCCGTCGTCGAGCGGGTCACGGCGGCCGGTCCGCACCAGGTGACGCTCCAGGACGTCCGGTCGGACGGAGCCGACCCGCGCGACCTCGGACGGGCCCTCCTGAACGAGGATCCGGCCGCCGACACCGCGACCGATCCGACGCGGGATCCGCTGTTCCGGCCCGCCCCGGGGTTCGATCCGTGGACCGAGCGGCAGAACTACACCCCCGACGGGCGCAGGATCGTGTTCACCCGCTTCGAGGACGGGCTCGACGGCGACCGGGTCGTGCGGATCGAACGGATCTGGATCGCGGACGCCGACGGCACGAACGAGGCGGCGCTGCCGCTGGCCGGGCGGGGGCCCCGGGACTGGGACACCGATCCGACCTTCTCCCCCGACGGGCGCCTCCTCGCCTTCACGCGCACCTCGCCCGGCGGGGTGGGCGACGCCTCGGGCCCCGGGCGCATCCTGATCGCCGACGCCGCCACCGGGGCGCTGCGCGGCGAGGTCGTCCCGCCGGACGGGCAGGTGCGGGGCGGTGACGCCCAGCCGACCTGGTCGTCCGACGGCACGACGCTGGCGTTCACCCGCAACCAGGTCATCGGCGGCAACGGCGGGAACAAGCACATCTGGACCGTGCCCGTGGACCGGCTCGACCGGCAGCGGGACCTGAGCGCCGCGATGTGCCCGGCCGGCTGCGAGGTCATCGACGACAGCCCGGCGTTCTCGCCGGACGGCACCGTCATCGCCTTCAACCGGAAGAACGGCGGCGGCCGCGTCGACGAGCGCAACGGCCTCCTGCTCGCGCCCCTGGCCGGCGGCGGGTTCGACGCCGGCTGCCGGGTCCTGCTGCCGGACGCCGCCCGCGACGTGCCGGAGGCCTGCCACCAGGAGCTCCCCGACACCTCGGCGACCGGGCCCTTCCAGCCCCGCGACGCCGCCTGGACGGCCGACGGCAGGGGCCTGGTGTTCAGCTCCCGGGCCGCGCTCGGCCCGAACAGCCCGGAGAAGCTGCACCTGGTGGACGTCGCGACCGGTGCCCGCACCCCGCTGACCGCCGGCCTGCCGGGCCGTCAGAAGGAGCCCGCCGTACAGCAGTCCGTCGACCTCGCCGTACGGGCCCCCGCCGGCGTCCCGCCGCTGACCGTCGGCGTGCCCGGGATCGTCCGGGTCGAGGTCGTCAACGGCGGCCCGGCCGCCTCGCCCGGCACCCGGCTGACCCTGGCGCCCCCGCTGGGCCTGACCGTCACCGCGCTCACCGCGCCGGGCGCCTCCTGCGACGCGGCGGCCCTGACCTGTTCCCTGGGCGTCGTCCCGCCGGGCGGCACCGTTCCGGTGGACGTCACCTTCACCGGCACCGTCCCCGGCGACCTGCCGGTGGACTGGTCGGTGACCGGCGCCGTCCTCGACCCCCGCCCGAGCGACAACGCGGGCCGCACGGTCGTGCCGGTGCGCGAGGTGGTGGATCCCCCGACCCCGACGCCTTCGCCGTCGACCCCTGCGCCGACCACACCGCCCCCGACGACTCCGCCTCCCCCGACCACCGCGCCCCCGCCGACGACCACTCCCCCGCCGCCTCCCGAGCCGCCCGTGCCCCGGGCCGGACCCGGCGTGCGGATCACCGCGCAGCCCCGACCGGGGTACGTGGGCGGGCGCGTCGTCGTCACGTACACGGTCCGCAACGGGCGCAACGCGCTCGCGACCGGCCTCAGGCTGCGCATCGGGCTGCCCCCGGGCGTGCCCTCCAACGGGCCGCCGCCGGGCTGCGACAGCGGCTGGACGTGCGCGCTTCCGGACCTGGCGCCGGGCGCCCGCGCCGTCCTCCAGGTCGTCCTCGCCCCCGACCGGGCGTTCACCGGCCGGGTCACCGGGGTCCTCACCACCACCGGCACGGACGCCGACCCCCGCGACAACACCGCCCGGCAGCGCATCCGGGTCCTCCAGCCGCGGATCGTCGCGGTGCCCCCGATCGGCAAGCCCGGCTTCGTCACCTCGGTGCGCGGCCGGGACTTCCCGCCCGGGGTGCCCGTACGGTTCACCTGGCGGCCCGGCATCACGGCCGCCGCGGCGGCGACCGTGCCCGGCCCGGACGGCTCGTTCGTCGGCCAGCTGCTGATCCTCGCCAAGGATCAGACCGGCCCGCGGGAGATCACCGCGAGCGGGCCGGGCTTCGGCCCGGTGCGGACGGACTTCCTCGTGGTCAGCGGCACGGTGCAGCCGCCCGACGTGGTGGCCCGCCGGTGA
- a CDS encoding APC family permease has product MASMDVPADLPKQRAEARAAAPPTLTWVTLALMTTASVASLRAAPTMAVYGLACVFLYLVPAIVFLLPTALVSAELASGWSGGVYRWVAEGLSKPLGFLAVWCQFAMTIFYYPSLLAFVASTIAYVIDPSLASNGVYTAIVIMVLYWTGVWVSSRGTKALAGLSSWGLVIGTLVPGTVLVVLGMVFLGQGNPSAAPMDSSHLLPQWTGLASLVLIVNNFLSYSGMEMNAVHVSSLKDPAKEYPKSMFLAMGLVLLIFILPALAISWVVPADQLSLTAGVMQAFDAFFSYFDVGWMTPIAAVMLISASLGGMLTWLAGPSKGLLEISRSEGYLPPFLQKLNKFGIQQNILVTQGIVTSVIALMYALIPNVSSVYWIFSTITTQVYLIVYLLMFAAAMRLRKNKPDHPRGYRVPMLGLVCTVGLLSSLAALAIGFVPPSQFGGSSVVSYVLFIASGLLVLGFLVPYAFLKLRKPSWRTAAADTEGDAS; this is encoded by the coding sequence ATGGCATCGATGGACGTCCCGGCCGATCTGCCGAAACAGCGCGCGGAGGCGCGGGCCGCGGCCCCGCCCACGCTGACGTGGGTGACGCTCGCGCTGATGACCACCGCGTCGGTGGCGAGTCTGCGGGCGGCACCCACCATGGCCGTGTACGGCCTCGCGTGCGTCTTCCTCTACCTCGTACCGGCGATCGTGTTCCTGCTGCCGACCGCTCTGGTCTCCGCCGAGCTCGCCTCGGGCTGGAGCGGCGGCGTCTACCGCTGGGTCGCGGAGGGGCTCTCCAAGCCGCTGGGCTTCCTCGCGGTGTGGTGCCAGTTCGCGATGACGATCTTCTACTACCCGAGCCTGCTGGCGTTCGTGGCCTCGACCATCGCGTACGTCATCGATCCCTCGCTCGCCTCCAACGGCGTCTACACCGCCATCGTGATCATGGTCCTGTACTGGACCGGCGTCTGGGTCTCCTCACGCGGCACGAAGGCCCTGGCGGGTCTCTCCAGCTGGGGCCTGGTCATCGGCACGCTCGTCCCCGGCACGGTCCTCGTCGTCCTCGGCATGGTCTTCCTCGGGCAGGGCAACCCCTCGGCCGCGCCGATGGACAGCAGCCACCTGCTGCCGCAGTGGACCGGTCTCGCGAGCCTCGTCCTGATCGTCAACAACTTCCTGTCGTACTCCGGCATGGAGATGAACGCGGTGCACGTCTCCTCGCTGAAGGACCCGGCGAAGGAGTACCCGAAGTCGATGTTCCTGGCGATGGGCCTGGTGCTGCTCATCTTCATCCTGCCCGCCCTCGCCATCAGCTGGGTCGTCCCGGCGGACCAGCTCAGCCTCACGGCCGGCGTCATGCAGGCGTTCGACGCCTTCTTCTCGTACTTCGACGTGGGGTGGATGACCCCGATCGCCGCCGTCATGCTGATCTCCGCCTCGCTCGGCGGCATGCTGACCTGGCTCGCCGGCCCGTCCAAGGGCCTCCTGGAGATCTCCCGCAGCGAGGGCTACCTGCCGCCGTTCCTGCAGAAGCTGAACAAGTTCGGCATCCAGCAGAACATCCTCGTCACCCAGGGCATCGTGACCTCGGTCATCGCCCTGATGTACGCGCTGATCCCGAACGTCTCCAGCGTCTACTGGATCTTCTCGACCATCACCACGCAGGTCTACCTCATCGTCTACCTGCTGATGTTCGCGGCCGCGATGCGGCTCCGGAAGAACAAGCCCGACCACCCGCGCGGCTACCGGGTGCCCATGCTCGGCCTGGTCTGCACCGTCGGCCTGCTGTCCTCGCTCGCGGCGCTCGCGATCGGCTTCGTGCCGCCCTCGCAGTTCGGCGGCAGCAGCGTCGTCTCGTACGTGCTGTTCATCGCGTCCGGCCTGCTGGTCCTCGGCTTCCTCGTCCCCTACGCCTTCCTGAAACTGCGCAAGCCCAGCTGGCGCACGGCGGCGGCCGACACCGAGGGAGACGCGTCATGA